One genomic window of candidate division WOR-3 bacterium includes the following:
- a CDS encoding HAMP domain-containing protein, with amino-acid sequence MKFRRKKYIIHKKYQFRLLGVLLGIVLAATLITTFVTHYFLLSSIVDFTAKYGHPPTGKELIYASFKPLIITVPIILFILCGVVIFISHKIAGPLYRLKMYMKKVGEGDFSVKLKFRNYDAIHDIADTFNEMVEKLRKMMK; translated from the coding sequence ATGAAGTTCCGCAGAAAAAAGTATATCATCCATAAAAAGTATCAATTCCGTCTTCTCGGTGTATTACTCGGGATTGTGCTCGCCGCCACCCTGATTACAACCTTTGTCACCCATTATTTTCTTCTTTCTTCAATCGTTGATTTCACCGCAAAGTATGGTCACCCACCGACCGGGAAAGAGCTCATATATGCCTCTTTTAAACCTTTGATAATTACTGTACCGATAATATTATTCATTTTATGTGGGGTCGTGATTTTCATCTCCCACAAAATAGCCGGTCCTTTATACCGATTAAAAATGTATATGAAGAAAGTGGGTGAAGGTGATTTTTCCGTTAAACTTAAATTCCGTAATTATGATGCAATCCACGATATCGCGGATACCTTTAATGAGATGGTGGAGAAATTGAGGAAGATGATGAAATGA
- the rsfS gene encoding ribosome silencing factor, which translates to MRKNTNTDPRKLARELARQIDEKKGNEIVIFDLRGLSPLTDYFVIANGLSDIHNRTIAEYLIEYEKPNHIEGFDGGHWILLDYIDVIVHIFLEETRRFYGLERLWGDAAQVDFKND; encoded by the coding sequence ATGCGGAAAAATACAAACACGGATCCCAGAAAGCTCGCCCGGGAACTCGCCCGTCAGATCGATGAAAAGAAAGGCAATGAAATCGTAATCTTCGACTTAAGAGGCCTCTCACCGCTCACCGACTATTTCGTGATTGCAAACGGTCTCTCCGACATCCACAACCGCACGATCGCCGAATACCTGATTGAATACGAAAAGCCCAACCACATAGAGGGTTTTGACGGCGGCCACTGGATTCTGCTGGACTATATCGACGTGATCGTCCATATATTTCTGGAAGAAACAAGACGGTTCTACGGCCTGGAACGGCTGTGGGGTGATGCCGCTCAGGTGGATTTCAAAAATGATTAA
- a CDS encoding LytR family transcriptional regulator: MSEKQKTESKNRRTGKYVLFILIILLGIFSASIIYVQTREDPEEIFKKNSNLRVEVLNGCGVNRLALKVTNLLRERGFNVVTIGDTDNQYFEETVVIERRDKDMKNAKYFAKRIGCKNIGKDIDSALYLEITVIIGKDYKKLFPDVEKEF, translated from the coding sequence ATGTCTGAAAAGCAGAAGACAGAATCAAAGAATCGCCGCACCGGCAAATACGTACTCTTTATTCTGATAATTCTGCTGGGTATCTTCAGCGCCTCGATAATCTATGTACAGACCAGAGAAGACCCTGAAGAGATCTTCAAAAAAAACAGTAACCTGAGAGTGGAGGTACTTAATGGATGCGGCGTCAACAGACTGGCGTTGAAGGTCACCAATCTTCTGCGGGAAAGAGGCTTCAACGTGGTCACGATTGGAGATACGGACAATCAATATTTCGAGGAGACCGTGGTCATTGAACGAAGGGACAAAGATATGAAGAATGCAAAATATTTTGCAAAACGGATCGGCTGTAAAAACATCGGAAAAGACATCGATTCCGCCCTCTATCTGGAAATTACCGTGATTATCGGCAAGGACTACAAAAAACTCTTTCCTGATGTCGAAAAAGAATTCTAA
- a CDS encoding type II secretion system protein: MRKGFTLIELMVVVVIIGILAAIAIPNFISMQKRAKEASTKNNMHTCQLAAEDFSTITEGLYACDFAMTVGAVRTAVYGAGDPLANDPRSIGGVANGNPTPPNILLPQTMHNPIVGANNTFQTPCIAAHAAATSGTVGYEAYDVTGAVTNLAGDAVSYQINGDGVDDLLPLVLSSGQ, translated from the coding sequence ATGAGAAAAGGTTTTACCTTAATCGAGCTGATGGTCGTGGTGGTGATTATCGGTATTTTGGCCGCAATCGCCATTCCGAACTTCATCAGTATGCAGAAGAGGGCAAAAGAAGCCTCAACAAAGAATAATATGCATACATGCCAGTTAGCAGCTGAGGATTTCAGTACCATAACTGAAGGCCTCTATGCGTGTGATTTTGCGATGACAGTTGGTGCGGTAAGGACTGCTGTTTATGGAGCAGGTGATCCGCTCGCCAATGACCCCAGGTCAATCGGCGGTGTTGCTAATGGAAATCCGACTCCACCGAATATTCTTTTGCCCCAGACCATGCATAATCCGATTGTTGGCGCAAACAATACTTTCCAGACGCCGTGTATCGCTGCTCATGCAGCTGCGACTTCAGGAACAGTGGGTTATGAAGCGTATGATGTTACCGGCGCTGTTACTAACCTGGCTGGTGATGCAGTCAGTTATCAGATAAATGGTGATGGTGTTGACGACCTGCTACCACTGGTATTGTCATCAGGTCAATAA
- a CDS encoding HAMP domain-containing protein — protein sequence MKRLRKKYIINKKYQYGAIIFALTIIFIIIFISIFVTHYFLLSTIIRKIEQTGYFPRGMELINLSFKPLVIVIPVIFILLALSYIVVIFISHRTAGPLYSLKKAMEQVGEGDLSVRLKFRKNDEIHDVAESFNRMVDGLRKKFGNFKSSSEK from the coding sequence ATGAAAAGGTTGAGAAAGAAATATATCATCAACAAAAAATATCAATATGGTGCGATTATCTTTGCACTCACAATAATTTTTATAATAATATTTATTTCGATATTTGTGACCCATTATTTTCTTTTATCCACAATCATCAGAAAGATCGAACAGACCGGTTATTTCCCCCGTGGTATGGAACTGATCAACCTGTCATTCAAACCGCTGGTGATTGTAATTCCGGTTATCTTTATTCTGCTTGCATTATCTTATATCGTGGTTATATTCATCTCACACCGCACTGCTGGACCTCTTTACAGCCTTAAAAAGGCGATGGAACAGGTCGGTGAAGGAGATCTTTCGGTCAGATTGAAATTCAGAAAGAACGATGAAATCCACGATGTCGCCGAGAGTTTCAATCGGATGGTCGATGGTTTAAGAAAAAAATTCGGTAATTTCAAATCTTCTTCAGAAAAATAA
- a CDS encoding prepilin-type N-terminal cleavage/methylation domain-containing protein has translation MNKRKTMRGFTLIELMVVVVIIGIIVSIAVPNYIALRNRALEASVKSNMHSVHMSVEEFSTLSGGIYPGDLDTRINQVAPNIIGNTGNMSLAAGVRVPPFPQDALLKPHPGFKNPFMPANNVVDNLLVGFPPVPPGPPGGPQGCVYYSSYQLDGTTPSGAGQPAYSYRVTGFGCHDPIPLTLP, from the coding sequence ATGAATAAAAGAAAAACAATGCGTGGTTTTACCTTAATCGAGCTGATGGTCGTGGTGGTGATTATCGGTATCATCGTATCGATCGCCGTCCCTAATTATATCGCTTTAAGGAATCGAGCTCTTGAAGCGAGTGTCAAGTCTAATATGCACTCAGTTCATATGTCAGTCGAGGAATTCTCCACTCTCTCAGGTGGTATATATCCTGGGGATTTAGATACAAGAATCAATCAGGTTGCTCCGAATATTATAGGCAATACCGGTAATATGTCCTTAGCCGCTGGTGTAAGGGTCCCCCCGTTTCCTCAGGATGCTTTGTTAAAACCCCATCCGGGTTTTAAAAATCCCTTTATGCCTGCCAATAATGTGGTTGATAACTTACTCGTAGGTTTTCCTCCTGTCCCTCCTGGACCTCCAGGGGGTCCCCAGGGTTGTGTTTATTATTCTTCTTATCAACTTGATGGAACAACGCCGAGTGGCGCTGGTCAACCGGCATACTCTTACCGGGTCACTGGGTTTGGTTGTCATGACCCAATCCCTCTGACATTACCTTAA
- a CDS encoding arginine--tRNA ligase, whose amino-acid sequence MPLRWISKMIKQELKELLKQLFPEETIIIDYVPKQKQGDYSTNLAFKIAARQKKNPYTVAREIAARIKAPLIKDVTVHKPGFINFEIEEKYLLKKLFGEEPKKAVRQKEKILVEYVSVNPTGPINIVNARAAAVGDSLVKVLNATGYEATAEYYINDGGRQTELLAESVRQRIIELNGGTPKIPENGYHGEYLINVAKEIKEKGIEDIKAIKKYSVDFFINKQKRTLENFGVVFDVWTRESEIYKKGYVEKVLTTLQNKEFTYKKDGALFFKASLFGDNDDRVIVTSDGRYTYLLPDIAYHVDKIKRGYDRLIDIWGPDHHGYIPGLVGGIKAVGYSKKIIEVLIVQEVKLKRDGKVVTMSKRAGTFTTLDDLLEEVPKDVVRFFMLMRSNSQHLEFDIDLALKESDENPVYYVQYAHARIKSILRKAKEKNFRPNDRFAYDHIKEDEEITLVKTILKFPEVLEDAARTREPYMITYYLIELARTFHYFYQKLRVLSDDSELTQARLALINKVAETIKQGLDILGVSCPERM is encoded by the coding sequence ATGCCGCTCAGGTGGATTTCAAAAATGATTAAGCAGGAACTGAAAGAACTTCTCAAACAATTATTTCCTGAAGAGACGATCATCATAGATTACGTGCCCAAACAGAAACAGGGGGATTATTCAACCAATCTCGCCTTCAAGATCGCCGCCCGCCAAAAAAAGAATCCATATACGGTCGCCCGGGAAATTGCGGCGCGTATCAAAGCTCCGCTAATCAAAGATGTGACGGTTCATAAACCCGGATTTATAAATTTTGAAATCGAGGAAAAATATCTCCTCAAAAAGCTGTTCGGCGAAGAGCCGAAAAAAGCCGTCCGCCAAAAAGAAAAAATTCTCGTTGAATATGTCAGCGTGAACCCGACCGGTCCCATCAATATCGTCAACGCCCGTGCAGCCGCCGTGGGCGACTCGCTCGTAAAAGTACTCAATGCAACCGGTTATGAAGCGACTGCGGAATATTACATCAATGATGGTGGAAGGCAGACCGAGCTGCTCGCCGAGAGCGTCAGACAGCGGATCATCGAACTGAACGGCGGCACCCCGAAAATTCCCGAGAACGGGTATCACGGTGAATATCTCATCAATGTGGCGAAAGAGATAAAAGAGAAAGGCATTGAAGATATTAAGGCGATTAAAAAGTATTCTGTCGATTTCTTCATCAATAAGCAAAAAAGAACCCTCGAGAATTTCGGCGTCGTCTTTGACGTCTGGACGCGTGAATCAGAGATCTACAAAAAAGGATATGTGGAGAAGGTCCTGACCACTCTGCAGAACAAGGAATTTACATACAAAAAAGACGGCGCACTCTTTTTCAAAGCAAGTCTGTTCGGAGACAACGACGACCGTGTCATCGTCACATCCGACGGCAGATACACCTACCTGCTGCCTGATATCGCATATCATGTCGACAAGATAAAACGAGGATATGACAGATTGATCGACATCTGGGGACCGGATCACCACGGTTATATTCCCGGACTTGTCGGAGGAATCAAGGCGGTCGGTTATTCGAAAAAGATCATCGAGGTGCTTATCGTCCAGGAAGTGAAGTTGAAAAGAGACGGTAAGGTCGTCACGATGTCCAAAAGAGCCGGAACCTTTACCACCCTCGACGATCTGCTCGAGGAGGTTCCAAAGGATGTTGTAAGATTCTTTATGTTGATGCGTTCGAATTCCCAGCATCTTGAGTTCGACATAGACCTCGCCCTGAAAGAATCCGATGAAAACCCTGTTTATTACGTCCAGTATGCCCATGCGCGTATCAAGAGTATCTTGAGAAAGGCGAAGGAGAAGAATTTCAGACCGAACGACCGCTTTGCGTACGACCATATCAAGGAAGACGAAGAGATCACCCTGGTGAAAACAATCCTTAAGTTCCCCGAGGTTCTCGAAGACGCCGCCAGAACCCGCGAGCCGTATATGATTACCTATTATCTGATAGAACTGGCACGCACGTTCCACTATTTTTATCAGAAGTTGAGAGTACTCAGCGACGACAGCGAACTCACGCAGGCGCGGCTTGCGTTGATCAATAAAGTCGCTGAAACGATAAAACAGGGGCTTGATATTCTCGGTGTATCATGCCCTGAAAGGATGTAA
- a CDS encoding sigma-54-dependent Fis family transcriptional regulator, which translates to MSKPRILLLDDEESLIKWLSYALEQKGYRVFSTTEPDEAVRKIKQERFDCIVSDIRMPDMDGFEFLRKVRRIYPELPLIFITAYGSMESAINALRDRASDYILKPFAIDELVMRIKANLKKKESVSYKIIGESRQIKNVMELVDKIAGTDTTVLILGESGTGKELIARELHNRSKRAEGKFVSISCAALPETLLESELFGYKKGAFTGASADKEGLFKVAHKGTFFLDEIGDAPSTIQMKLLRFLEEKTIVPLGDTKPISVDVRLIAATNKDLMEEVKSGRFREDLYYRLNVIPIVLPPLRQRREDIPLLARFFLQEVCEKENLGEKKFSQKTLEFLKSYSWPGNIRELKHVVERAVILSDTYFIKPQHLGLPGAETEKGRSLDELQDEEIRRVLKECDGSVTRAAKILGVGRATLYRKLKKYQAPKKRKKK; encoded by the coding sequence ATGAGTAAACCGAGGATTTTGTTGCTCGACGATGAAGAGAGTCTTATAAAGTGGCTCTCTTACGCCCTGGAACAAAAAGGCTACAGAGTTTTTTCCACTACAGAACCGGACGAGGCGGTGAGAAAGATCAAACAGGAACGATTCGATTGTATTGTGAGTGACATCCGCATGCCGGATATGGACGGTTTTGAGTTCCTGCGAAAGGTCAGAAGAATCTATCCTGAACTCCCTTTGATCTTCATCACGGCGTACGGCTCTATGGAATCAGCAATCAATGCGCTGCGCGACCGGGCGAGTGATTACATCCTGAAGCCCTTTGCAATCGACGAACTCGTGATGCGGATCAAGGCGAATTTAAAGAAGAAAGAATCGGTTTCGTATAAGATAATCGGGGAAAGCAGACAGATCAAGAACGTTATGGAACTCGTGGACAAGATTGCAGGAACTGATACGACGGTGCTCATCCTCGGTGAATCCGGTACTGGGAAGGAACTTATCGCCCGGGAACTCCACAACCGTTCAAAGCGCGCCGAAGGTAAATTTGTAAGTATCTCCTGCGCCGCGCTTCCCGAGACCCTGCTTGAGAGCGAACTCTTCGGCTATAAAAAGGGTGCGTTTACCGGTGCGTCAGCGGATAAAGAGGGTCTGTTCAAGGTCGCTCATAAAGGAACTTTTTTCCTCGATGAGATCGGCGACGCTCCTTCGACGATTCAGATGAAACTGCTGCGGTTTCTGGAAGAGAAGACGATCGTGCCGCTCGGCGACACAAAGCCCATATCCGTTGATGTGCGGTTGATCGCCGCCACCAATAAAGATTTGATGGAAGAAGTGAAGAGCGGTCGATTTCGTGAAGACCTCTATTACCGTTTGAATGTCATCCCGATTGTGCTGCCTCCTTTAAGGCAGCGCCGCGAAGACATCCCGTTGCTCGCCAGATTCTTTCTTCAGGAGGTTTGTGAAAAAGAGAATTTAGGAGAGAAGAAGTTTTCCCAGAAGACACTGGAGTTCTTGAAGTCATATTCCTGGCCCGGTAATATCAGGGAACTGAAGCATGTGGTGGAGCGGGCGGTTATTCTGAGTGACACCTATTTTATAAAACCCCAGCATCTGGGCCTGCCCGGTGCCGAAACAGAAAAGGGGAGGAGCCTTGATGAACTCCAGGATGAAGAGATCAGGCGGGTTTTAAAAGAGTGCGACGGCAGTGTGACCAGGGCGGCGAAGATTCTCGGAGTGGGCAGGGCTACTCTGTATCGAAAACTCAAAAAATATCAGGCGCCAAAAAAACGAAAAAAGAAGTGA